A stretch of the Malus sylvestris chromosome 10, drMalSylv7.2, whole genome shotgun sequence genome encodes the following:
- the LOC126586179 gene encoding uncharacterized protein LOC126586179 isoform X1, whose protein sequence is MASRKKQSDAIALLLSNYNDEEEDEDMEDVEQQNDIEEELEGDEERRERREYDDYGELRKGSGDAAMVDVDGTVAGESGNDDGAPPNAGDNVAPSDGLNGRRRRGTFTIVDYGRDEVAMSPETEEGEIEGSRRVPGDFHDKTPPGTVRTPQLSEPSNSDTVNETVLESEGRDAAEAVAEEQKDIDPLDKFLPPPLKAKCSEELQRKINKFLEYKRAGKSFNAEVRNKKDYRNPNFLVHAVRYQDIDQIGSCFSKDVFDPHGYDKSDYCDEIEADMRREMERKEQDRKKSQKVEYVSGGTQPGIVGAAPKINVPFTGVSTMAATGLNSLPPAADAIPREGRQNKKSKWDKVDGDRKNPLPSGLQDSMSTVGTHASLLSSASAGAGYMAFAQQRRREVEEKRSSERKLDRRS, encoded by the exons ATGGCCTCGAGGAAGAAGCAATCCGACGCCATAGCTCTCCTGCTGTCCAACTACAACGACGAGGAAGAGGATGAAGATATGGAGGACGTTGAGCAACAAAACGACATAGAAGAAGAACTCGAAGGGGATGAAGAGCGACGAGAACGGAGAGAATACGACGATTACGGTGAGCTGAGAAAAGGCTCGGGAGATGCTGCAATGGTGGATGTGGATGGAACGGTGGCTGGTGAGTCTGGGAACGACGATGGCGCACCGCCGAATGCCGGGGATAATGTGGCGCCTTCGGATGGTTTGaatgggagaagaagaagagggacgTTTACGATTGTGGACTATGGGCGTGATGAAGTTGCTATGTCTCCTGAGACTGAG GAGGGTGAAATAGAAGGAAGTCGTCGTGTTCCTGGTGATTTCCATGATAAGACACCTCCAGGAACAGTTCGCACTCCTCAGTTATCTGAACCGTCAAACTCTGACACAGTGAACGAAACTGTACTTGAATCAGAGGGTAGAGATGCCGCAGAAGCTGTTGCAGAAGAGCAAAAGGATATTGATCCATTAGATAAGTTTCTCCCGCCACCTTTAAAAGCGAAGTGTTCGGAGGAGCTGCAA AGGAAGATAAATAAGTTTCTTGAATACAAGAGAGCCGGGAAAAGCTTCAATGCAGAAGTGCGTAATAAGAAGGACTATCGGAATCCAAACTTTCTAGTGCATGCAGTGAGGTATCAAGATATTGATCAGATAGGGTCTTGCTTCAGTAAAGATGTATTTGACCCTCATGGATATGACAAAAGTGACTACTGTGATGAAATAG AGGCTGATATGAGGCGCGAAATGGAAAGGAAAGAGCAAGACAGGAAGAAGAGTCAAAAGGTTGAATATGTTTCAGGAGGAACACAGCCTGGAATAGTTGGTGCCGCACCTAAAATTAACGTACCTTTTACAG GTGTTTCAACCATGGCTGCTACTGGGTTGAACTCCTTACCTCCTGCAGCTGATGCCATCCCTCGGGAGGGTAGACAGAATAAGAAGTCAAAATGGGATAAG GTAGATGGTGATCGAAAAAATCCTCTTCCCTCAGGATTGCAGGATTCTATGTCTACTGTGGGGACTCATGCATCACTCCTATCTTCTGCTAGTGCTGGTGCTGGATACATGGCTTTTGC GCAGCAGAGACGGAGAGAGGTGGAGGAGAAACGATCTAGTGAAAGGAAGTTAGACAGAAGATCTTGA
- the LOC126586179 gene encoding uncharacterized protein LOC126586179 isoform X2, giving the protein MASRKKQSDAIALLLSNYNDEEEDEDMEDVEQQNDIEEELEGDEERRERREYDDYGELRKGSGDAAMVDVDGTVAGESGNDDGAPPNAGDNVAPSDGLNGRRRRGTFTIVDYGRDEVAMSPETEEGEIEGSRRVPGDFHDKTPPGTVRTPQLSEPSNSDTVNETVLESEGRDAAEAVAEEQKDIDPLDKFLPPPLKAKCSEELQRKINKFLEYKRAGKSFNAEVRNKKDYRNPNFLVHAVRYQDIDQIGSCFSKDVFDPHGYDKSDYCDEIEADMRREMERKEQDRKKSQKVEYVSGGTQPGIVGAAPKINVPFTGVSTMAATGLNSLPPAADAIPREGRQNKKSKWDKVDGDRKNPLPSGLQDSMSTVGTHASLLSSASAGAGYMAFA; this is encoded by the exons ATGGCCTCGAGGAAGAAGCAATCCGACGCCATAGCTCTCCTGCTGTCCAACTACAACGACGAGGAAGAGGATGAAGATATGGAGGACGTTGAGCAACAAAACGACATAGAAGAAGAACTCGAAGGGGATGAAGAGCGACGAGAACGGAGAGAATACGACGATTACGGTGAGCTGAGAAAAGGCTCGGGAGATGCTGCAATGGTGGATGTGGATGGAACGGTGGCTGGTGAGTCTGGGAACGACGATGGCGCACCGCCGAATGCCGGGGATAATGTGGCGCCTTCGGATGGTTTGaatgggagaagaagaagagggacgTTTACGATTGTGGACTATGGGCGTGATGAAGTTGCTATGTCTCCTGAGACTGAG GAGGGTGAAATAGAAGGAAGTCGTCGTGTTCCTGGTGATTTCCATGATAAGACACCTCCAGGAACAGTTCGCACTCCTCAGTTATCTGAACCGTCAAACTCTGACACAGTGAACGAAACTGTACTTGAATCAGAGGGTAGAGATGCCGCAGAAGCTGTTGCAGAAGAGCAAAAGGATATTGATCCATTAGATAAGTTTCTCCCGCCACCTTTAAAAGCGAAGTGTTCGGAGGAGCTGCAA AGGAAGATAAATAAGTTTCTTGAATACAAGAGAGCCGGGAAAAGCTTCAATGCAGAAGTGCGTAATAAGAAGGACTATCGGAATCCAAACTTTCTAGTGCATGCAGTGAGGTATCAAGATATTGATCAGATAGGGTCTTGCTTCAGTAAAGATGTATTTGACCCTCATGGATATGACAAAAGTGACTACTGTGATGAAATAG AGGCTGATATGAGGCGCGAAATGGAAAGGAAAGAGCAAGACAGGAAGAAGAGTCAAAAGGTTGAATATGTTTCAGGAGGAACACAGCCTGGAATAGTTGGTGCCGCACCTAAAATTAACGTACCTTTTACAG GTGTTTCAACCATGGCTGCTACTGGGTTGAACTCCTTACCTCCTGCAGCTGATGCCATCCCTCGGGAGGGTAGACAGAATAAGAAGTCAAAATGGGATAAG GTAGATGGTGATCGAAAAAATCCTCTTCCCTCAGGATTGCAGGATTCTATGTCTACTGTGGGGACTCATGCATCACTCCTATCTTCTGCTAGTGCTGGTGCTGGATACATGGCTTTTGC TTGA